From a single Fusobacterium ulcerans ATCC 49185 genomic region:
- a CDS encoding acyl-CoA dehydrogenase: protein MFFKTTEDHENLRMKIREFAETEVKPIAFMLDKENEFPTEAVKKLGEMGVLGTPFPKEYGGAGLDMLSYAIAVEELSRVDGGTGVILSAHVSLGSYPIFAYGTEEQKQKYLVPLAKGEKLGAFGLTEPNAGSDAGGTETTAVLEGDYYILNGGKIFITNADKAETYIVFAVTTPDIGTRGISAFIVEKGWEGFTFGDHYDKMGIRSSSTAELIFNNVKVPKENLLGKEGEGFKIAMSTLDGGRIGIASQALGIAQGAFENALAYAKEREQFGKPIAFQQVISFKLADMATKLRAARFLVYSAAELKENHEDYAMESAMAKQYASDVCLEIVNEALQIFGGTGYLKGMEVERAYRDAKICTIYEGTNEIQRVVIASLI from the coding sequence ATGTTTTTTAAAACAACAGAAGATCATGAAAATTTGCGTATGAAAATAAGAGAATTCGCTGAAACAGAGGTAAAACCCATAGCTTTTATGTTAGATAAGGAGAATGAATTTCCAACAGAAGCTGTAAAAAAATTAGGAGAAATGGGAGTATTGGGAACACCATTTCCAAAAGAATATGGTGGAGCAGGTTTAGATATGCTTAGCTATGCAATTGCTGTTGAGGAATTATCAAGAGTAGATGGAGGAACAGGAGTAATTTTATCAGCTCATGTTTCTTTAGGTTCGTATCCTATTTTTGCTTATGGAACTGAAGAACAAAAACAAAAATATTTAGTACCATTGGCAAAAGGAGAAAAATTAGGAGCTTTTGGACTTACAGAACCAAATGCAGGAAGTGATGCTGGTGGAACTGAAACAACAGCAGTATTAGAGGGAGATTACTACATTCTTAATGGTGGGAAAATATTCATAACAAATGCTGATAAAGCTGAAACATATATAGTTTTTGCAGTTACAACTCCTGATATAGGAACAAGAGGAATAAGTGCTTTCATAGTTGAAAAAGGATGGGAAGGATTTACATTTGGAGATCACTATGACAAAATGGGTATCCGTTCATCTTCAACTGCTGAATTGATATTTAATAATGTAAAAGTACCAAAAGAAAACCTTTTAGGGAAAGAGGGAGAAGGATTTAAAATTGCCATGTCTACTCTAGATGGAGGAAGAATAGGAATAGCTTCTCAGGCTTTGGGAATTGCTCAGGGCGCTTTTGAAAATGCTCTTGCTTATGCAAAAGAAAGAGAACAGTTTGGAAAACCTATCGCTTTCCAACAGGTGATTTCTTTTAAATTAGCTGATATGGCAACAAAATTAAGAGCAGCAAGATTCTTAGTATATAGTGCTGCTGAATTAAAAGAAAATCATGAAGATTATGCTATGGAATCTGCTATGGCAAAACAGTATGCTTCAGATGTATGTTTAGAAATAGTAAATGAAGCTCTTCAAATATTTGGAGGAACTGGATATCTTAAAGGTATGGAAGTAGAACGTGCTTATCGTGATGCCAAAATCTGTACTATATATGAAGGAACAAATGAAATTCAGAGAGTAGTTATTGCTTCTCTCATCTAA
- a CDS encoding electron transfer flavoprotein subunit alpha/FixB family protein, which produces MILKEGSAKERVEALVEALKADGYDFTVGIDLDTPISKADRVVSAGKGIGPKENMELIKNLAIQAGAAIGSSRPVAETLRYLPLNRYVGMSGQKFNGNLYIACGISGAGQHLKGIKDATTIVAINNNPNAPIFKNADYGNNRKRRRDTSFTYCCIR; this is translated from the coding sequence ATGATATTAAAAGAAGGAAGTGCAAAAGAAAGAGTAGAAGCTTTGGTAGAAGCATTAAAGGCTGATGGATATGATTTTACAGTAGGAATAGATTTAGATACTCCTATTTCAAAAGCTGATCGTGTAGTAAGTGCAGGAAAAGGAATAGGACCAAAAGAAAATATGGAGCTTATTAAAAATTTAGCTATACAAGCTGGAGCTGCTATAGGATCATCTAGACCAGTGGCTGAAACTCTAAGATATCTTCCATTGAATCGTTATGTAGGAATGTCAGGACAAAAATTTAATGGGAACTTGTATATAGCTTGTGGAATTTCAGGAGCAGGACAGCATCTGAAAGGAATAAAAGATGCTACAACAATAGTTGCAATTAATAATAATCCAAATGCACCAATATTTAAAAATGCTGACTATGGAAATAATAGGAAACGTAGAAGAGATACTTCCTTTACTTACTGCTGCATTAGATAA
- a CDS encoding toxin-antitoxin system YwqK family antitoxin — protein MLDEDKPYTGILTTKYKNGQLQFELQYKNGKEEGIEKSYYENGQLQIKAMAKNGKLNGKYRSYYENGQLQIEMSYKDGKQEGLAQSYYENGKLQIEAVYKNDELNGLKKIYHENGIIWSEVNYKDGKEISPVKWYNKKGIECENYVTSLE, from the coding sequence ATATTAGATGAAGATAAACCATATACAGGAATACTTACAACTAAGTATAAAAATGGGCAATTACAGTTTGAACTACAATATAAAAATGGGAAAGAAGAAGGAATTGAAAAATCATATTATGAAAATGGACAATTACAAATTAAAGCAATGGCTAAAAATGGTAAACTAAATGGAAAATATAGATCATATTATGAAAATGGACAATTGCAAATTGAAATGTCATATAAAGATGGTAAACAAGAGGGATTAGCACAAAGTTATTACGAAAATGGGAAATTACAAATTGAAGCAGTATATAAAAATGATGAACTAAATGGCTTAAAAAAAATATATCATGAAAATGGAATAATATGGAGTGAAGTAAATTATAAAGATGGAAAAGAAATATCTCCAGTAAAATGGTATAATAAAAAGGGAATTGAATGTGAAAATTATGTTACAAGTTTAGAATAA
- a CDS encoding filamentous hemagglutinin N-terminal domain-containing protein, giving the protein MITGGIDFVGEEVFARDLRARKRSANNIKPDTGGPSMSTSANGNDLINIVKPDSNGLSHNKFVDFSVGSENSAIFNNNATGAPVVSKTGGIVTHNPNLSQEGKPGTAAKAILTEVTGNKISNIDGTVEIAGQKADFILANENGISVNGGGFINTSGVTLTTGKPSVSGNDLNLNVTKGKVTIGEVGAGTAGDYFNVIAKTIELKGQIAAFEGEQDADITLIAGQNKVNLKDRKTPNVEKILGNDKTDTKYGIYANNLGAMYGRNIKMISTTEGLGVRHEGLIRSSGDIEIQSNGDIAIGGLNAGKSIKMQGKGDFSTINGAYELDKVKNITIVF; this is encoded by the coding sequence TTGATCACTGGTGGAATTGATTTTGTTGGAGAAGAAGTTTTTGCCAGAGATTTAAGAGCTAGAAAACGTTCTGCTAATAATATAAAACCTGATACTGGTGGTCCTTCCATGTCCACTAGTGCTAATGGAAATGATCTAATTAATATTGTTAAACCTGATTCTAATGGGTTATCTCATAATAAATTTGTTGACTTTAGTGTTGGTAGTGAAAATAGCGCTATCTTTAATAACAATGCTACTGGTGCTCCTGTTGTATCTAAAACTGGAGGTATTGTTACTCATAACCCTAACCTTAGTCAAGAAGGTAAACCTGGAACTGCTGCCAAAGCTATCTTGACTGAAGTCACTGGTAACAAAATTTCAAATATTGATGGTACTGTTGAAATTGCTGGTCAAAAAGCTGACTTCATTCTTGCTAATGAAAATGGAATTTCTGTAAATGGTGGTGGATTCATTAATACTAGTGGTGTTACTTTAACTACTGGAAAACCTTCTGTTTCTGGAAATGATTTAAATCTTAATGTTACTAAAGGAAAGGTAACTATTGGTGAAGTGGGCGCTGGAACTGCTGGAGACTATTTTAATGTAATTGCAAAAACAATTGAATTAAAAGGACAAATAGCAGCTTTTGAAGGCGAACAAGATGCTGATATTACTTTAATTGCTGGACAAAATAAAGTTAACTTAAAAGACAGAAAAACTCCAAATGTTGAAAAAATTTTAGGTAATGACAAAACTGACACTAAGTATGGTATTTATGCCAATAATTTAGGTGCCATGTATGGTAGAAATATTAAAATGATAAGTACTACAGAAGGACTTGGAGTTAGACATGAAGGTTTGATAAGAAGTAGTGGAGATATCGAAATCCAAAGTAATGGTGATATTGCTATTGGAGGTTTAAATGCTGGTAAATCTATTAAGATGCAAGGTAAAGGAGATTTCTCTACTATTAATGGAGCTTATGAATTAGACAAAGTAAAAAATATAACTATAGTATTTTAG